The genomic interval TTCTCGCGACCGCCGGATAAACAAGGTTGCTGGTAATAAGATCTTTTACATAGTAAAAATTCGCATCCACATAATGCTTTTCCTGTGAGATAGCGCCATCACCTGATGAAGCACCACTCATGCCATATTCGTAAGAGGTATTTACAGGATTTTGTTCAAGGTACTCATTTCCCCCGGGAAAGGTCTGTGAAACAGCCCCTGTATTTATGTCTGTGACACCTGTGTATGCAGTATCCTTAATAATCATGGGATTAACTGATGTAACTGCCTGATCTCTTTTTACAGGGGGTGTGATCTCTTTTGTTGCGGTTGCATGATTTACTATCTTTTTTTCAGGAATGGTTTCAGGCTTTGTTTCCTTCCTTATAACAGGAGGGGACGCGAGTTTCTTACTGACTATATTCTTTTCAGGCATAGAAGATCTCCCCGCATGAGAGGCAATCTTCATGCTCACAAGGTTTATCTCTACCACCTTTTCA from Desulfatiglans sp. carries:
- a CDS encoding energy transducer TonB; the encoded protein is MYLSQSQYSDIDIPLGLSGRGDTHKVVHLSRFILASVLLHLFIIFCLITLKFENQGGLLPGEKVVEINLVSMKIASHAGRSSMPEKNIVSKKLASPPVIRKETKPETIPEKKIVNHATATKEITPPVKRDQAVTSVNPMIIKDTAYTGVTDINTGAVSQTFPGGNEYLEQNPVNTSYEYGMSGASSGDGAISQEKHYVDANFYYVKDLITSNLVYPAVARRMKWQGTVEVSFRVLKTGNVENIRVLTSSGYSLLDKNVIAAIKSVQPFPPPPVAAEFTMPIKYTLKP